In the Fuerstiella sp. genome, ACCCGGAATTCCAGCTGCCATTACCTGAGCTGGGGCCCTTCTTTCCGCTATTGAAGACAATGAAAGCCGGAAGATCTCTCGATTCGCTTCCCAGTCCGTATGTCACCCAGGAGCCGATCGCGGGCCGGCCAAACTGGGGGGACCCGGTACTCATCATCAGCTGCGCCGGGGCGTGGTTGAAGGCGTCTGTGGTCATGGATCGAATGATGCACAGGTCATCTGCCACGCCGGCCGTGTGTGGTAGTAGCTCTGAGAGTTCCGTACCGGATTCACCGTGTCTGGAAAATTTGAACTTTGGTCCCAGTAATTTGGAGTTTGGATTGATGAAGGCAGTTCGATAGCCGTCCAGCAGATCGGACGGTGGCAACGTACCGTCCAGTCGCTGCAGCGTCGGCTTGTAGTCCAGGATTTCAAACTGGCTCGGACCACCCCCCATAAACAGCAGAATGACGTTTTTTGCTTTGGCCGGGAAATGTGGTTGTCGGGCAGCCAGCGGATTCACGGCAGCCTCAGCTCTGCTAATCGAATCCGCCATCAGGCCGGTCAGGGCAATCCGGCCCAGTCCAAGTCCACATTGTTGTAAGAACCAGCGGCGTTTTGCCGGTGCTGCCGTTCTTGCGACTGACACCGCTGTTTTGTTATGAACAATCATTATCCGAATTCCGGTTGAATTGTGCAGGTCCGGTTATGGCCCTGCATCGAACACGTCTATTGCCGGGTTATTGTTTCGTCGATATTCAGAATTGCCCGACATACCACAATCCACGGTGCCAGGTTCCTGGCTTGCTTTGTGGTGAGTTGGCGTTCAGTGCCAGGTAATCCGTTGATGAGTTTGTCGACGTCGATTTCGTTCGCTGAAATACGTGTGCGCTGCTGATCGAGCAGTGTTTGCAGGATTTGCAACTCAGCTTGAGTTGGCGACCGACTGACGCACAACCGATGAGCGTAACTCAGACGCTGGCTATCCTCCGGATCAGACTCCCGCAGCACCCGAACCGCCATGGCTTGCGCGCACTGAACGAATTGCGGTTCGTTAAGCAGCACCAGTGCCTGCAGTGGAGTGTTGCTTCGCGGCCGACGGACGCAGGAGGTGTCCCCTTTGGGAGCGTCAAACAGCTGCATTGCCGGATAGGGAACACTGCGGTAACCGTGAATATACAGACTTCGGCGATACTGCTGATCATCGGTAGACAGGTACCAGTGCTTGGGGCCATAACTCGCGGGAGGTTGAAATAGAAACTCGGGAGCCGGTGGATAGACGCTCGGACCACCAATCACGCGGTTCAACAGTCCGCTGGCAGTCAGTGCGATGTCCCGTACCAATTCTGCGTCCACGCGAGTGCGGGGGGCACGCCCCAACAACTCGTTGTAGGGATCCGATTCTCGCTGTTCGGGCGATCCACCGGCTGCCTGTCGATATGTTGCTGAATTCACGATCAGACGGTGAATGTGTTTCAAACTCCACTGATTCTCCATTAATTCGACAGCCAGCCAGTCGATCAGCTTTGGGTGTGTAGGACCCGGAGACTGAAAACCGAAGTCTTCGGGAGTTGATACAATTCCCCGTCCGAAATAGGCCTGCCATATGCGATTTACGATGACACGGGCTGTCGTTGGAGCCTCATCCGAGACCAGCCACTTCGCGAATCGTAGTCGGTCGGGCTCACTGGATTTCGGAAATGCGTGCAGAAACGCCGGTGTTCCTGATGTGACCTGTTCACCGGGGTTCAAAAAGTCTCCGCGTGTCAGGATATGGGTCGTTCGGGTCGTCGAACGCGACCGCACCACAAGTTGTGATTCTGCTTCCGGAAACCTTTTCCACAGTTGTTCAATTTTGGTGTTGTCTTCGGCGAACTCAGAAACGGTTGTCCTCCAGTAGCTGAACAACTGATTATTGTGTTCCACTGTCCGTTCCGGTTTCGGAATCTGCAGCACGGCCTCAATCAAAGAGGGTAGCTTCGATTCTTCAGCGGTGTCGCTTTCGGTCACCGAAAATTGATATCGCCCCAGCAGATAATTTTGGTTGTCGTCTGAATTCCAGCCGCCATGGCGCTGCCGCAGTGTGAAAGACAGAATCACTTCACCGGAGGCTGAAACCGGGTGTTCCGGAAAAAACACAGCATGACAATTTCGGTTGCGCCGACCCGGACCATTATCTGTGGTCCATGCCGTCTTGTCGTCGCCGTCGATTGCATATTGAATCGGTCCGGTCACACGAGTGTCGCTGTCCGCATCCTTTTCGCGATAGATCAACGGCAGATCTGAATGTGCCGGATTGATGTCTGCCCATGCTCGTACCAGTTTGATTTTCTGCTGCTCGTCGGGAGCATCAGCCGGAGCAATTGACACCTCAAATGAGGAGAGTGCACCAGTTCCTGAGACCGACCGACCGGGACCGCTCCGAGGCAGTTGCGGATGCGTCAGTACGTCCAGACGAAATGCCGTTAAGTTTTCCGCAGTCGTTCTGAGGCTAAAGGTATCGTTAGTCTTCGTAGGGGCGTAGCTTTCACTGATGATCGATCCGTCATTTAGTATTCGAAATTTTTGTCCTGAGTACGGGCGATCTGTGGGGATGACGATTCGCCAATCCACCAGTTTTTCTGTTTCATGCTGGGTCCACTTCGATAGTTGATCCTTCCAGTCCGGCACGCGCCGTTTTATATCGGTTTCGATTTCAGCGATGTCGTTCAACACATGCTGACGTTGCTGATCCTGAGACGGAGTAAAGACCGTTGCCGTTGCTTCATGAAAATTATTCAGGGCGGCGAACATTCGGTAATACTCGCGTTGACTCAGTGGGTCATATTTGTGCGTGTGGCACTGAGCGCACTGAGTCGTGATCCCAAGAATCGCTTTACCGATTGCATCCATTCGGTCAAACATTCCTTCAACTCGAAACTGTTCCGGGTCGGCGCCTCCTTCTTCGTTAACCATGGAGTTTCGGAGAAACCCGGTGGCAACCAGTTCCGACTGACCTGCGGCTGGTAACAGGTCTCCGGCAATCTGCTGAATTACGAATTCGTCATAGGGCATATCGTCGTTCATCGCAGCGATCACCCAGTCGCGGTAGAACCAGACACTTCGCTGTTTATCTTTTTCGTAGCCATCAGAATCAGCATATCGAGCCGCGTCCAGCCACCAGCGTCCCCATCGTTCTCCGAAGTGCTCAGATTTGAATATCTGTTCGAGCAGGTTTTGAAAGGAGTTGTTTCGCGTGTCTGAGAGGAAAGTATCGACGCTTGCAGGAGAAGGTGGCAGTCCGAGTAAATCGAGATACAGTCGACGAATCAAGGTCACTCGATCCGCTGGTTCCGACGGACTCATCTTCTGAGATTCAAGTTTTGCCAGAACGAACCGGTCGATCGGGTTACGGATCCATTCGTTGTTCCGGACTGACGGAAGTTCCGGGCGTTCCGGTGATTCAAACGCCCAGTGCCGGGAGTATTCGGCTCCTTCCTGTATCCATGTCAAGAGAAGTTCTGTTTCTTCCTCGGAGATCATTTTTTCAGTCGACGGTGGTGGCATCCTGACGTTTGGGTCGTCTGACGTAATGCGATTTAAAAGCTCGCTGGACTTCGGGTTATTCGGTTTGATCGCACCGGCGGCGACGGCGTCGCTGCGAACATCCAGCCTCAGATCTGCCTGACGATTCCCATCATCCGGTCCGTGGCAACGGAAGCATTTGTCAGAAAGCAGCGGCCGGATATCACGGCTAAAGTTGACATCAGCTGCCTGACAAAATTCGCCGGCAAAGGCAAGCAGCACGGTCGTCATGAGGATTGTGTCTTTCATGTCACCAGTCTGTCTGCCTG is a window encoding:
- a CDS encoding DUF1501 domain-containing protein encodes the protein MIVHNKTAVSVARTAAPAKRRWFLQQCGLGLGRIALTGLMADSISRAEAAVNPLAARQPHFPAKAKNVILLFMGGGPSQFEILDYKPTLQRLDGTLPPSDLLDGYRTAFINPNSKLLGPKFKFSRHGESGTELSELLPHTAGVADDLCIIRSMTTDAFNHAPAQLMMSTGSPQFGRPAIGSWVTYGLGSESRDLPAFIVFNSGKKGPSSGNGSWNSG
- a CDS encoding PSD1 and planctomycete cytochrome C domain-containing protein, translated to MKDTILMTTVLLAFAGEFCQAADVNFSRDIRPLLSDKCFRCHGPDDGNRQADLRLDVRSDAVAAGAIKPNNPKSSELLNRITSDDPNVRMPPPSTEKMISEEETELLLTWIQEGAEYSRHWAFESPERPELPSVRNNEWIRNPIDRFVLAKLESQKMSPSEPADRVTLIRRLYLDLLGLPPSPASVDTFLSDTRNNSFQNLLEQIFKSEHFGERWGRWWLDAARYADSDGYEKDKQRSVWFYRDWVIAAMNDDMPYDEFVIQQIAGDLLPAAGQSELVATGFLRNSMVNEEGGADPEQFRVEGMFDRMDAIGKAILGITTQCAQCHTHKYDPLSQREYYRMFAALNNFHEATATVFTPSQDQQRQHVLNDIAEIETDIKRRVPDWKDQLSKWTQHETEKLVDWRIVIPTDRPYSGQKFRILNDGSIISESYAPTKTNDTFSLRTTAENLTAFRLDVLTHPQLPRSGPGRSVSGTGALSSFEVSIAPADAPDEQQKIKLVRAWADINPAHSDLPLIYREKDADSDTRVTGPIQYAIDGDDKTAWTTDNGPGRRNRNCHAVFFPEHPVSASGEVILSFTLRQRHGGWNSDDNQNYLLGRYQFSVTESDTAEESKLPSLIEAVLQIPKPERTVEHNNQLFSYWRTTVSEFAEDNTKIEQLWKRFPEAESQLVVRSRSTTRTTHILTRGDFLNPGEQVTSGTPAFLHAFPKSSEPDRLRFAKWLVSDEAPTTARVIVNRIWQAYFGRGIVSTPEDFGFQSPGPTHPKLIDWLAVELMENQWSLKHIHRLIVNSATYRQAAGGSPEQRESDPYNELLGRAPRTRVDAELVRDIALTASGLLNRVIGGPSVYPPAPEFLFQPPASYGPKHWYLSTDDQQYRRSLYIHGYRSVPYPAMQLFDAPKGDTSCVRRPRSNTPLQALVLLNEPQFVQCAQAMAVRVLRESDPEDSQRLSYAHRLCVSRSPTQAELQILQTLLDQQRTRISANEIDVDKLINGLPGTERQLTTKQARNLAPWIVVCRAILNIDETITRQ